A single region of the Duganella sp. BuS-21 genome encodes:
- a CDS encoding DUF5110 domain-containing protein, whose amino-acid sequence MTINSFATLATVTLLASQAALAQNADRKFDGVTQREGHLEVRTSDGHYLIKPYSTGIVETTFVPKGETVDPASHAVVLAPADVKTTLKQTGGSYEYATSGITVTITRAPFKIAYAYKGKPLVAEKRGYIHVKDSVATGSKDINKGEARTLEAIEFAIDKNEALYGAGSRAVGMDRRGLRYTLYNKANYGYGDRSELMGYTMPIAMSSKMYAIHFDNPQTGYLDFDSKKNNSLTYEAIGGRKTYQVIAGDTWEDVVGNYTSLTGKQPLPPRWAFGNFAMRFGYHNEQEARTTVDKFIAADIPLDAIVFDLYWFGKEVKGTMGNLAWDKDSFPNPEGMIADFQKKGVQTVVITEPFVVDTSRRWQEAVDKKVLATGPDGKPMTYDFFFGHTGIIDIFSKQGKDWYWDIYKGLRQQGVTGVWGDLGEPEMHPTETRHATGTADQVHNIYGHQWARLVAEGYQQDFPAERPFILMRSGYSGTQRYGIIPWSGDVDRGWGGLQSQPEIALQMGMQGVGYMHSDLGGFANPVLDNELYTRWLQYGVFQPVFRPHAQEEVPSEPVYREDKTKALAREAIRLRYRLLPYNYTLGFDNNQQGLPLMRPMMYEEPGNAKVRAMSSTYLWGKDFLVTPVLKQGATKADVYFPARSAWFDFYTGERQAGGATRSIELAADHVPVYVRAGAFVPMAKAVQTTRDYNTTNIELHYWHDASAKVGSGKLYDDDGLTAQSYEQGKYELLRFTSKLDGKALSLKVESEVGKQWQRPQRAIALKVHTVTAAPSSVRVDGKVAVFGWDQKTFQLTVDLPASDAASRSVDITL is encoded by the coding sequence ATGACCATTAACTCATTTGCAACCCTGGCCACCGTCACGCTGCTGGCCAGCCAGGCCGCGCTGGCGCAAAACGCCGACCGCAAGTTCGACGGCGTCACCCAGCGCGAAGGCCACCTGGAAGTGCGCACCAGCGACGGCCACTACCTGATCAAGCCCTACTCCACCGGCATCGTCGAAACCACCTTCGTCCCGAAGGGCGAAACGGTGGACCCGGCCTCGCATGCCGTGGTGCTGGCGCCGGCCGATGTGAAAACCACCTTGAAGCAAACAGGCGGCAGCTATGAATATGCCACATCCGGCATCACCGTCACCATTACCCGCGCGCCGTTCAAAATCGCCTACGCCTACAAAGGCAAGCCGCTGGTGGCGGAAAAGCGCGGCTACATCCATGTGAAGGACAGCGTTGCCACCGGCAGCAAGGATATCAATAAAGGCGAGGCGCGCACACTGGAAGCCATCGAATTCGCCATCGACAAGAACGAAGCGTTGTACGGCGCCGGCTCGCGCGCGGTGGGTATGGACCGTCGCGGCCTGCGCTACACCTTGTACAACAAGGCCAACTACGGCTACGGCGACCGCTCGGAGCTGATGGGCTACACCATGCCGATCGCGATGTCGTCCAAGATGTACGCCATCCATTTCGACAATCCGCAAACCGGCTACCTCGATTTCGACAGCAAGAAGAACAACAGCCTGACCTACGAGGCCATCGGCGGCCGCAAGACCTATCAGGTGATCGCCGGCGACACCTGGGAAGACGTGGTGGGTAATTACACCAGCCTGACCGGCAAACAACCGCTGCCGCCGCGCTGGGCCTTCGGTAACTTCGCCATGCGCTTCGGTTATCACAACGAGCAGGAAGCCCGCACCACGGTCGACAAGTTCATCGCCGCAGATATTCCGCTCGACGCGATCGTGTTCGACCTGTACTGGTTCGGCAAGGAAGTCAAAGGCACGATGGGCAATCTGGCCTGGGACAAGGACAGCTTCCCGAATCCGGAAGGCATGATTGCCGACTTCCAGAAAAAAGGCGTGCAGACGGTGGTGATTACGGAGCCGTTCGTGGTCGACACCTCCAGGCGCTGGCAGGAAGCGGTGGACAAGAAGGTGCTGGCCACCGGACCGGATGGCAAGCCGATGACCTATGACTTCTTCTTTGGCCATACCGGCATCATCGACATCTTCAGCAAGCAGGGCAAGGACTGGTACTGGGACATCTACAAAGGCCTGCGCCAGCAGGGCGTGACCGGCGTGTGGGGCGACCTGGGCGAGCCGGAAATGCATCCGACCGAAACGCGCCACGCCACCGGCACGGCGGACCAGGTACACAACATCTACGGCCATCAATGGGCGCGGCTGGTGGCGGAAGGCTACCAGCAGGACTTCCCGGCCGAGCGGCCGTTCATCCTGATGCGCTCCGGTTACTCGGGTACGCAGCGCTACGGCATCATCCCATGGTCGGGCGACGTCGATCGCGGCTGGGGCGGACTGCAATCGCAGCCGGAGATCGCGCTGCAGATGGGCATGCAGGGCGTCGGCTATATGCACTCGGACCTGGGCGGCTTCGCCAATCCGGTACTGGACAATGAGCTGTACACGCGCTGGCTGCAGTACGGCGTGTTCCAGCCGGTGTTCCGCCCGCACGCGCAGGAGGAAGTGCCGTCGGAGCCGGTGTATCGCGAAGATAAAACCAAGGCGCTGGCGCGCGAAGCGATCCGTCTGCGCTATCGCCTGCTGCCGTATAACTACACACTGGGCTTCGACAACAACCAGCAAGGCTTGCCGCTGATGCGTCCGATGATGTATGAGGAACCGGGCAACGCCAAAGTACGCGCCATGTCGTCGACCTACTTGTGGGGCAAGGACTTCCTGGTCACGCCGGTACTGAAGCAAGGCGCCACCAAGGCCGACGTCTACTTCCCTGCCCGCAGTGCGTGGTTCGACTTCTACACCGGCGAACGCCAGGCTGGCGGCGCCACGCGGTCGATCGAACTGGCGGCGGACCACGTGCCGGTGTATGTGCGCGCCGGCGCGTTTGTGCCGATGGCGAAGGCGGTGCAGACCACGCGCGACTACAACACCACGAACATCGAGCTGCATTACTGGCACGACGCCTCGGCAAAAGTCGGCAGCGGCAAGCTGTATGACGACGATGGCCTGACCGCGCAATCCTACGAGCAGGGCAAGTACGAACTGCTGCGCTTCACCAGCAAGCTCGATGGCAAAGCCCTGTCGCTGAAGGTTGAATCGGAAGTGGGCAAGCAGTGGCAGCGCCCGCAGCGCGCCATCGCGTTGAAAGTCCACACCGTGACGGCGGCGCCGTCGTCGGTGCGTGTGGACGGCAAGGTCGCCGTGTTCGGCTGGGACCAGAAGACCTTCCAGCTCACCGTGGACCTGCCGGCCAGCGACGCCGCCAGCCGCAGCGTCGACATCACCCTGTAA
- a CDS encoding transcription initiation protein, whose protein sequence is MVVSVAELPAVGEAARIVIEEAKAAGVYVYAGGIDESVAPVLVSANGSVAEGGYPWAPALNGGFTVLELPSREDAISWAARIAKACQCQQELRVFQFDPAS, encoded by the coding sequence ATGGTCGTGAGCGTTGCCGAATTGCCGGCGGTGGGCGAGGCTGCGCGTATCGTCATTGAGGAGGCCAAGGCGGCCGGCGTCTACGTCTACGCCGGCGGCATCGACGAAAGTGTGGCGCCCGTGCTGGTCTCGGCAAACGGCTCGGTCGCGGAAGGCGGCTACCCGTGGGCACCTGCGCTCAACGGCGGCTTTACGGTGCTGGAACTGCCGTCGCGTGAGGACGCCATCTCGTGGGCCGCGCGCATCGCCAAAGCTTGTCAATGTCAGCAAGAACTGCGCGTGTTCCAGTTCGATCCCGCATCATAA
- a CDS encoding addiction module protein has protein sequence MDDTVNALVQRGLALSKDEGSRLVDLLLESLQEPPTAEVGEAWSEEINRRLAAYDRGETKSISAKDIFAVARSIAK, from the coding sequence ATGGATGACACAGTCAATGCGCTTGTTCAGCGGGGGCTAGCTTTGTCGAAGGACGAGGGTTCACGCCTGGTTGACCTTCTGCTGGAGTCACTCCAAGAGCCGCCTACTGCAGAAGTCGGAGAGGCCTGGAGCGAAGAGATCAATCGCCGTCTGGCCGCATATGATCGTGGCGAAACCAAAAGCATCTCGGCAAAGGATATCTTCGCTGTTGCGCGAAGCATTGCAAAATGA
- a CDS encoding M2 family metallopeptidase yields the protein MPVSPKTISTLLAVTAMAAASSTVLAAPTAKPSAAEADRFLADTEAKLNKLNNEQARAAWVGSNFITDDTEGITAYFAERYLSASGAAAIGARRFNGLKLSPEAARKMMLLQQTVVFADPKEREQYASLQAALNGAYGKAKYCPKKDDGSADACMALGEMEKVLANSRDEPKLKQMWAGWHAQAPAYKQKYIDYVALSNKGAKQMGFADTGVMWRSQYDMPPEAFAAEMERLWQQVKPLYDALHTYTRHKLRATYGADVVPLTGPIPSHLFGNMWSQTWTNLYPILKPAGETKSYDLTKVLEQRKTDAKQMTKYAETFYTSLGMQKLPETFWERSLLTKPRDRDVVCHASAWPLNEKDDVRIKMCITPTAEDFTVIHHELGHVYYFLGYTKQPFLFRNGANDGFHEAIGDTVALSITPGYLKKIGLMDQEPDVNADIPQLLERALSKVAILPFAYSVDKWRWDVYSGKTKPADYDQRWWQLREQYMGMKRPLAGIDASGFDAGAKYHVAADVPYSRYFLADMLQFQFHRALCREAGYSGPLNRCSVYGNAKAGAKLQQMLELGASKPWPEALKAISGEDKIDGNALIEYFAPLKTWLDQQNAAFAAAEKK from the coding sequence ATGCCTGTGTCACCAAAAACTATCAGCACGCTGCTGGCGGTCACCGCCATGGCAGCCGCCAGCAGCACCGTGCTGGCCGCCCCCACCGCCAAACCCAGCGCCGCCGAAGCGGACCGCTTTCTGGCCGATACCGAAGCGAAGCTGAACAAGCTGAATAACGAACAGGCCCGCGCCGCCTGGGTCGGTTCCAACTTCATCACCGACGATACCGAAGGCATCACCGCCTATTTCGCCGAGCGCTATCTGAGCGCCTCGGGCGCAGCGGCCATCGGCGCGCGCCGTTTCAACGGCTTGAAGCTGTCGCCTGAAGCAGCGCGCAAGATGATGCTGTTGCAGCAGACCGTGGTCTTCGCCGATCCGAAGGAACGCGAGCAGTACGCCTCGCTGCAGGCCGCCCTGAACGGCGCCTACGGCAAAGCCAAGTACTGCCCGAAGAAGGACGACGGCAGCGCCGACGCCTGCATGGCGCTGGGCGAAATGGAAAAAGTCCTGGCCAACAGCCGCGACGAACCGAAACTCAAACAGATGTGGGCCGGCTGGCACGCGCAGGCGCCGGCCTATAAACAGAAGTACATCGACTACGTCGCCCTGTCCAACAAGGGCGCCAAACAGATGGGCTTCGCCGACACCGGCGTGATGTGGCGCTCGCAGTACGACATGCCGCCGGAAGCCTTCGCCGCCGAGATGGAACGCCTGTGGCAGCAAGTCAAGCCGCTGTACGATGCGCTGCACACCTACACCCGCCACAAGCTGCGCGCCACCTACGGCGCGGACGTGGTGCCGCTGACCGGCCCGATTCCGTCCCACCTGTTCGGCAATATGTGGAGCCAGACCTGGACCAATCTGTATCCGATCCTGAAGCCGGCCGGCGAAACCAAGAGCTACGACCTGACCAAGGTGCTGGAGCAGCGCAAGACCGACGCCAAGCAGATGACCAAGTACGCCGAGACCTTCTACACCTCGCTCGGCATGCAGAAGCTGCCGGAGACGTTCTGGGAACGCTCGCTGCTGACCAAGCCGCGCGACCGCGACGTGGTGTGTCATGCCTCGGCATGGCCGCTGAATGAAAAAGACGACGTGCGCATCAAGATGTGCATCACGCCGACCGCCGAAGATTTCACCGTAATCCACCATGAGCTGGGCCACGTGTACTACTTCCTCGGCTACACCAAGCAGCCTTTCCTGTTCCGCAACGGCGCCAACGACGGCTTCCACGAAGCCATCGGCGACACCGTGGCGCTGTCGATCACGCCGGGCTACCTGAAGAAGATCGGCCTGATGGACCAGGAGCCGGACGTCAACGCCGACATCCCGCAACTGCTGGAACGCGCGCTGAGCAAGGTGGCGATCCTGCCGTTCGCCTACTCGGTCGACAAATGGCGCTGGGATGTCTACTCGGGCAAGACCAAGCCGGCTGACTACGACCAGCGCTGGTGGCAGCTGCGCGAGCAGTACATGGGCATGAAGCGTCCGCTGGCCGGCATCGACGCCAGCGGTTTCGACGCCGGCGCCAAGTACCACGTGGCGGCCGACGTGCCGTACTCGCGCTACTTCCTGGCCGACATGCTGCAGTTCCAGTTCCACCGCGCGCTGTGCCGCGAGGCCGGCTACAGCGGCCCCCTGAACCGCTGTTCAGTGTACGGCAACGCCAAGGCCGGCGCCAAGCTGCAGCAGATGCTGGAACTGGGCGCCAGCAAGCCATGGCCGGAGGCGCTGAAAGCCATTTCGGGCGAAGACAAAATCGACGGCAACGCGCTGATCGAATACTTCGCACCGCTGAAAACCTGGCTCGATCAGCAGAACGCCGCGTTCGCAGCGGCCGAGAAGAAGTAA
- a CDS encoding TonB-dependent receptor — MNIFASTRSHTAFPLKPVAAGCALLFAAATAPVYAQSASGEAASADEPKVMSVTVAGIRRGIEDAISIKKDSSSIVEAISAEDIGKLPDASIAESISRLPGLAAQRVAGRAQVISVRGLSPDFSTTLLNGREQVSTGDNRSVEFDQYPSELISGVTIYKTPDAGLVGQGLSGTIDMQTVRPLAFSTRAVALNARGEKNSLGKIADAKSTGNRFSASYIDQFANRTIGIALGFAHLESPVLDNETGLYEPWKKDGRPGVPAGTYIMDGIKAVARSGVSKRDGFMGVLQYRPNKQWTSIVDVYASEFRREETANQIEINLGGWNGNNTPAFGYTNVNVQAGALASATANGVYPLVRGMYNDRKDKIHALGWSNTLKLSDWTLFADINYSKAKRNELSLENNAQLGNGRGTNDGAGNAYLDTAKLTFNTGTYSNIGLGRDYSNPATLFIGPTIYGSGYGKTPRVEDELKGFKLVATAPVPAALEKFVSSIDAGVNYADRSKQKRQPEGNINLKGTDPVSLNNGFLFGSADLSFAGVGTIPTWNVPAMVSKFMTFNPTDTESYLISKAWDVNEKITTTFIKANLEAELGDVSMRGNVGIQAQHTDQSSDANYYDGTAPAGQQVKPVHDGKKYTDYLPSMNLSFQFDGQQTLRLAAAKQIARPRVDQLRSALDFGVSDTTFKPGGSGGNAKLDPWRANAFDVSYEKYFDKKAYVALAGFYKKLNTYIYTQTKDYDFSKFIPGTKAKFTNGDYSAPYNGSGGTLKGAELSASLPLNLLTKSLDGFGVQASHTYSDSSIAIEDPSGSIGSKIPLPGLSKHTTNLTVYFEKNGFETRINQRRRSDFVGEIGNFNGERSLRYVVGENVVDFQVGYSFSEGALKGMGVVLQVNNLTNTAYETYTGTANQQLEYQKYGRTILAGVNYKF, encoded by the coding sequence ATGAACATCTTCGCAAGTACGCGCAGCCACACTGCATTCCCGTTGAAACCAGTTGCCGCAGGTTGCGCACTGTTGTTCGCCGCCGCCACCGCGCCGGTATACGCCCAATCCGCTAGCGGCGAGGCCGCTTCGGCCGATGAGCCGAAAGTCATGTCGGTGACCGTGGCCGGTATCCGCCGCGGTATCGAAGACGCGATCTCGATCAAGAAAGACTCCAGCTCGATCGTTGAAGCCATTTCCGCCGAAGACATCGGCAAGCTGCCGGACGCCTCGATCGCCGAATCGATCTCGCGCCTGCCAGGCCTGGCCGCCCAGCGCGTCGCCGGCCGTGCGCAAGTGATCTCGGTGCGTGGCTTGTCCCCGGACTTCTCGACTACCCTGTTGAACGGCCGCGAGCAAGTCTCGACCGGCGACAACCGCAGCGTTGAGTTCGACCAGTACCCATCGGAACTGATCAGCGGCGTCACCATCTACAAAACCCCTGACGCCGGCCTGGTTGGCCAGGGTCTGTCGGGCACCATCGACATGCAGACCGTGCGTCCGCTGGCCTTCAGCACCCGCGCCGTGGCACTGAACGCCCGGGGCGAGAAGAACTCGCTGGGCAAGATCGCCGATGCCAAGTCGACCGGCAACCGCTTCAGCGCCAGCTACATCGACCAGTTCGCCAACCGCACCATCGGTATCGCGCTCGGCTTCGCCCATCTGGAATCGCCAGTGCTGGACAATGAAACCGGCCTGTACGAGCCATGGAAAAAAGATGGCCGCCCAGGCGTGCCAGCCGGCACCTACATCATGGACGGCATCAAGGCCGTCGCCCGCAGCGGCGTGAGCAAGCGCGACGGCTTCATGGGCGTGCTGCAATACCGTCCTAACAAGCAGTGGACCAGCATCGTCGACGTCTACGCGTCCGAGTTCCGCCGTGAAGAAACCGCCAACCAGATCGAGATCAACCTGGGCGGCTGGAACGGCAACAACACCCCGGCCTTCGGCTACACCAACGTCAACGTGCAGGCCGGCGCCCTGGCCAGCGCCACCGCCAACGGCGTGTACCCGCTGGTGCGCGGCATGTACAACGACCGCAAGGACAAGATCCACGCCCTGGGCTGGAGCAACACCCTGAAGCTGTCGGACTGGACCCTGTTCGCCGACATCAACTACTCGAAAGCCAAGCGTAACGAACTGAGCCTGGAAAACAATGCCCAGTTGGGTAACGGCCGCGGCACCAACGACGGCGCCGGCAATGCCTACCTGGACACCGCCAAGCTGACCTTCAATACCGGCACCTATTCGAACATCGGCCTGGGCCGCGACTACAGCAACCCGGCCACGCTGTTCATCGGCCCGACCATCTACGGTTCCGGCTACGGCAAGACGCCGCGCGTGGAAGACGAGCTGAAGGGCTTTAAACTGGTGGCCACCGCCCCGGTACCGGCCGCGCTGGAGAAATTCGTGTCGAGCATCGACGCCGGCGTCAACTATGCCGATCGCAGCAAGCAGAAGCGTCAGCCTGAAGGCAACATCAACCTGAAAGGCACCGACCCGGTCAGCCTGAACAACGGCTTCCTGTTTGGCTCGGCCGACCTGAGCTTCGCCGGCGTCGGTACGATCCCGACCTGGAACGTGCCGGCGATGGTGTCGAAGTTCATGACCTTCAATCCGACCGATACCGAGAGCTACCTGATCTCCAAGGCTTGGGACGTGAATGAGAAGATCACCACCACCTTCATCAAGGCCAACCTGGAAGCGGAACTGGGCGATGTCAGCATGCGCGGTAACGTCGGTATCCAGGCGCAGCACACCGACCAGTCGTCGGACGCCAACTACTACGATGGCACGGCGCCTGCCGGCCAGCAGGTCAAGCCTGTGCATGACGGCAAGAAGTACACCGACTACCTGCCAAGCATGAACCTGTCGTTCCAGTTCGACGGCCAGCAGACCCTGCGTCTGGCGGCGGCCAAGCAGATCGCGCGTCCACGCGTCGACCAGCTGCGCTCGGCGCTGGACTTCGGCGTGTCCGACACCACCTTCAAACCAGGCGGCAGCGGCGGCAATGCCAAGCTGGACCCATGGCGCGCCAATGCGTTCGACGTCTCGTATGAAAAATACTTCGACAAGAAAGCCTATGTTGCACTGGCCGGCTTCTACAAAAAGCTGAACACCTACATCTACACCCAGACCAAGGATTACGATTTCTCGAAATTCATTCCTGGCACCAAGGCGAAGTTTACCAACGGGGACTACTCGGCGCCGTACAACGGCAGCGGCGGCACGCTGAAAGGCGCGGAACTGTCGGCATCGCTGCCGCTGAACCTGCTGACCAAGTCGCTCGACGGTTTCGGCGTGCAGGCCAGCCACACCTACAGCGACAGCTCGATCGCGATCGAAGACCCAAGCGGCAGCATCGGCTCCAAGATCCCGCTGCCAGGTCTGTCGAAGCACACCACCAACCTGACGGTGTACTTCGAAAAGAACGGCTTCGAGACCCGCATCAACCAACGTCGTCGTTCGGACTTCGTGGGTGAGATCGGCAACTTCAACGGCGAGCGCAGCCTGCGCTACGTGGTTGGCGAAAACGTGGTGGACTTCCAGGTGGGCTACAGCTTCAGCGAAGGCGCACTGAAGGGCATGGGCGTGGTACTGCAGGTGAACAACCTGACCAACACCGCCTACGAAACCTACACCGGCACCGCCAACCAGCAGCTGGAATACCAGAAGTACGGCCGCACCATCCTGGCCGGCGTGAACTACAAGTTCTAA
- a CDS encoding glycoside hydrolase family 13 protein, whose protein sequence is MTKTLLAALCAALLPPMAGAASQNYRIDHMEPPSWWAGMHNSKLQLMVHGPQIAELEPALSYPGVRITAVSRVPNRNYLFIDLDLAPDAAPGKLELLFQRGTQSIRYSYDLQARAQGSARRTGFNTSDVIYQVMPDRFANGDPSNDSVDGYADKLNRAQGGGRHGGDIQGIADHLDYVAGLGFTQLWSTPLLESNMPAYSYHGYATTDHYRIDPRYGSNESYRKLSAQARARAIGVIQDVVLNHIGGKHWWLQDMPMADWLTYQGKHVPTAHHRVALQDPYASDEDKRNFTQGWFSPAMPDLNQANPYVANYLVQNSIWWIEYAGLSGLRVDTYGYSDTAFLSRWSGAVMAEYPQLNLVGEEWSPLVPVVAHWQRGKQNFDGYVSHMPSMMDFPLNDALRRALLAPETPEQGLNTLYEMVSQDYLYADAKNLVLFEGNHDLSRIYSALDADQGLFRMAMAFVSTMPRIPQFYSGTEIQMTSATKERDDASYRQDFPGGWNGDKINAFTGVGLTSQQADAQTYLRKLLNWRKSATVIHNGKLMHYGPEKGSYVYFRYGGGKKVMVALNKNSTDTTLPTARFHEMLNGARAGVDVISGQRVSLDGQVKLPARSALILEIE, encoded by the coding sequence ATGACCAAAACCCTGCTGGCTGCGCTGTGCGCCGCCCTCTTGCCGCCCATGGCCGGCGCCGCGTCGCAAAATTACCGCATCGACCACATGGAGCCGCCATCCTGGTGGGCTGGCATGCACAACAGCAAGCTGCAACTGATGGTGCACGGACCGCAGATCGCCGAGCTGGAGCCGGCGCTGAGCTATCCGGGCGTGCGCATCACCGCCGTCTCGCGCGTGCCGAACCGCAATTACCTGTTCATCGACCTCGACCTCGCGCCGGACGCCGCGCCAGGCAAGCTGGAGCTGCTGTTCCAGCGCGGGACGCAAAGCATCCGTTACAGCTACGACCTGCAGGCGCGCGCGCAAGGCTCGGCGCGACGCACCGGCTTCAACACCAGCGACGTCATTTATCAAGTGATGCCGGACCGCTTCGCCAACGGCGATCCGTCCAACGACAGCGTCGACGGCTACGCCGACAAGCTTAATCGCGCCCAAGGCGGTGGACGGCATGGCGGCGACATCCAGGGCATCGCCGACCATCTCGACTACGTGGCGGGCCTGGGCTTCACCCAGCTGTGGTCCACGCCGCTGCTCGAGTCCAACATGCCGGCCTACTCCTATCACGGCTACGCCACCACCGACCATTACCGCATCGATCCGCGCTACGGCAGCAACGAGAGCTACCGCAAGCTGTCGGCGCAGGCGCGCGCCAGGGCCATCGGCGTGATCCAGGACGTGGTGCTCAACCACATCGGCGGCAAGCACTGGTGGCTGCAGGACATGCCGATGGCCGACTGGCTGACCTACCAGGGCAAGCACGTGCCGACCGCGCACCACCGCGTGGCGCTGCAGGACCCGTATGCATCGGACGAGGACAAGCGCAATTTCACGCAGGGCTGGTTCTCGCCGGCGATGCCGGACCTGAACCAGGCCAATCCCTACGTCGCCAACTACCTGGTCCAGAACAGCATCTGGTGGATCGAGTACGCCGGCCTGTCCGGTCTGCGCGTGGATACCTACGGCTACTCGGACACCGCTTTCCTGAGTCGCTGGTCGGGCGCGGTGATGGCCGAGTATCCGCAACTGAACCTGGTGGGCGAAGAATGGAGCCCGCTGGTGCCGGTGGTGGCGCACTGGCAGCGCGGCAAGCAGAACTTCGACGGCTACGTCTCGCACATGCCAAGCATGATGGACTTCCCGCTCAACGACGCGCTGCGCCGCGCGCTGCTGGCGCCCGAGACGCCAGAACAAGGGTTGAACACACTGTATGAAATGGTGTCGCAGGATTACCTGTATGCGGACGCGAAGAACCTGGTTCTGTTCGAGGGCAATCACGACCTGTCGCGCATCTACAGCGCGCTCGATGCGGACCAGGGCCTGTTCCGCATGGCGATGGCCTTCGTATCGACCATGCCGCGCATTCCACAGTTCTACTCAGGCACCGAGATCCAGATGACCAGCGCCACCAAGGAACGCGACGACGCCTCCTACCGCCAGGACTTCCCCGGCGGCTGGAACGGCGACAAGATCAACGCTTTCACCGGCGTCGGCCTGACGTCGCAGCAGGCCGACGCGCAAACGTACCTCCGCAAGCTGCTCAACTGGCGCAAGAGCGCCACCGTCATCCACAACGGTAAGCTGATGCACTACGGGCCGGAAAAAGGCAGCTACGTCTACTTCCGCTACGGCGGCGGCAAGAAGGTGATGGTGGCGCTGAACAAGAACAGCACCGACACCACGCTGCCGACCGCGCGCTTCCATGAGATGCTGAACGGCGCGCGCGCCGGCGTGGACGTGATCAGCGGCCAGCGCGTGTCGCTGGATGGACAAGTTAAACTACCGGCGCGTTCCGCGCTGATATTGGAGATCGAATGA